The following are encoded together in the Chanodichthys erythropterus isolate Z2021 chromosome 16, ASM2448905v1, whole genome shotgun sequence genome:
- the pter gene encoding phosphotriesterase-related protein has protein sequence MSEQSGKVQTVLGLIDPDQLGRTMTHEHLTMTFECSHVPPAPGDEGLAIAPIEMKHLHWLQQNPYSHQENLLLNQEIEAVKEELLCYRKAGGGSIVENTTTGITRNLPVLRQLAKETGVHVIAGAGYYVDVTHSDETRKMTVEKLTDIIVSEVLHGADGTDIRCGVIGEIGTSWPITESEKKVLRATAHAQTQLGCPVIIHPGRNKAAPGEAIRILQEAGGDISKTVMSHLDRSIFDRLELLEFAKMGSYLEYDLFGTEVLNYPFNLDIDMPNDSQRVQNLAFLIKEGYEDRILIAHDIHTKHRLTKYGGHGFSHILKNIVPKMLSRGITQNQVDKILIENPKHWLTFK, from the exons ATGTCTGAGCAGAGCGGTAAGGTGCAGACTGTGCTGGGTCTGATAGATCCTGATCAGCTGGGCCGCACCATGACACATGAACATCTTACGATGACATTTGAGTGCAGCCATGTTCCCCCAGCACCTGGAGATGAGGGTCTTGCCATAGCTCCCATTGAGATGAAGCATCTTCACTGGTTGCAGCAGAATCCATACAGCCACCAAGAGAACCTGCTGTTGAATCAGGAGATCGAGGCGGTGAAGGAAGAGTTGCTGTGTTACCGTAAAGCAGGAGGAGGATCCATAGTGGAGAACACCACCACGGGCATCACGCGAAATCTGCCCGTTCTGCGTCAGTTGGCAAAGGAAACGGGTGTGCATGTCATAGCTGGAGCGGGTTACTATGTGGATGTGACCCACTCTGATGAGACACGAAAGATGACGGTTGAGAAG cTTACTGACATTATTGTCAGTGAGGTTCTCCATGGAGCAGACGGCACAGATATCCGCTGTGGTGTGATTGGAGAGATCGGTACTAGCTGGCCAATCACAGAGAGTGAAAAAAAGGTCCTGCGAGCCACTGCCCACGCTCAAACTCAGCTCGGCTGCCCGGTTATCATCCACCCCGGCCGGAACAAAGCCGCTCCTGGAGAGGCCATCCGCATTCTGCAAGAAGCAGGTGGAGATATCTCCAAAACAGTCATGTCTCATCTTGATAG AAGCATATTTGATCGTCTAGAGCTGCTGGAGTTTGCAAAGATGGGAAGCTACCTAGAATATGACCTCTTTGGTACAGAGGTGCTGAATTACCCGTTCAACCTTGATATTGACATGCCCAACGACAGCCAGAGAGTTCAGAA CTTGGCTTTCCTGATCAAGGAAGGTTATGAGGACAGAATTCTCATCGCTCATGATATCCACACCAAGCACCGACTGACCAAGTATGGCGGTCATGGCTTCTCCCACATCCTGAAGAATATTGTTCCCAAAATGCTGTCTCGAGGAATCACTCAGAACCAGGTGGACAAAATACTGATAGAGAATCCTAAACACTGGCTGACGTTTAAATAA
- the c1ql3b gene encoding complement C1q-like protein 3b: MVLVLVILIPVMVSAAGSDARYEMLDACRMVCDPYGAKSPSPEPADNRLVQSPPTFIRGPKAEPGRSGRIGPRGQPGPPGPPGPPGVIGEPGPPGLPGPPGVTGVISAATYSTVPKIAFYAGLKKQHEGYEVLKFDDVVTNLGNHYDPSSGKFTCSIPGIYFFVYHVLMRGGDGTSMWADLCKNNQVRASAIAQDADQNYDYASNSVILHLEPGDEIYIKLDGGKAHGGNNNKYSTFSGFMVYAD; encoded by the exons ATGGTGCTGGTGCTGGTGATTCTCATCCCGGTGATGGTCAGCGCGGCAGGATCCGACGCGCGCTACGAGATGCTCGACGCGTGCCGCATGGTGTGCGATCCGTACGGAGCCAAGTCTCCATCACCAGAACCGGCGGACAACCGCTTAGTTCAGTCCCCACCAACTTTTATCCGCGGTCCAAAAGCAGAGCCAGGGCGCTCAGGAAGGATCGGTCCGAGGGGTCAGCCGGGTCCGCCCGGACCTCCAGGTCCTCCGGGGGTCATAGGAGAACCAGGGCCACCTGGATTACCCGGTCCGCCCGGAGTCACCGGTGTCATAAGCGCAGCGACGTACAGCACCGTTCCCAAAATCGCCTTCTACGCAGGACTCAAGAAGCAACACGAAGGCTACGAGGTGCTGAAGTTTGATGATGTGGTCACTAACTTGGGCAACCACTATGACCCCTCGAGTGGTAAATTCACCTGCTCCATCCCAGGGATCTACTTTTTCGTGTATCACGTATTAATGAGAGGTGGTGACGGGACCAGCATGTGGGCTGATCTGTGCAAGAATAATCAG GTGCGTGCGAGCGCAATAGCGCAGGATGCAGATCAGAACTACGACTATGCCAGCAACAGTGTGATATTACACCTGGAACCTGGAGATGAGATCTACATTAAACTAGATGGAGGCAAAGCGCACGGtggaaacaacaacaaatacagCACGTTTTCAGGCTTCATGGTCTACGCCGATTAA